From the genome of Chanos chanos chromosome 5, fChaCha1.1, whole genome shotgun sequence, one region includes:
- the acbd5b gene encoding acyl-CoA-binding domain-containing protein 5-B, whose amino-acid sequence MANDKSIHEKRFEAAVKIMKSLPEDGPFQPSDNMLNMFYGYYKQATAGPCDAPKPGFWDSTGQAKWEAWKALGDMPKEKAMMEYVQEIQLILETIPLTEDVADLLEALGSFYEVVEDDEINGEVEFHSAVAETTLSRPMTNTKADDNDGKASKEGDDEEEDESESFEGDVTEDDTGMEMADSVDTPVDLTRHRVEDCFLRGGTQTPSSVSSLTTATHSSLNSQEEEEELAFIRDGSSLHNDESEAATVLNPEAAPAEEEPMAPPLKEEVKTGSEVPRVCLAESKAARANGPDSQGENSVSECESLDGTLQGHIPLPPGLGTVRPDRISSRTGRVSKSESTDPVTQSDLLGCCGNSPRQETTGDVGGGTLRQQDVNTRVSMALLQLQEDMQNVLDRLNSLEALTSTQHGLLTLRHDNYPSFAKKMLSWWPFELSPITVTLAVVWPFVTHWLAWLYRQRRQRCIVLGEIISLL is encoded by the exons ATGGCTAATGACAAATCCATCCATGAGAAAAGGTTTGAAGCAGCCGTAAAGATAATGAAAAGTTTACCTGAAGATG GTCCTTTCCAGCCTTCTGACAATATGCTGAACATGTTTTACGGCTACTACAAGCAGGCCACAGCTGGACCATGTGATGCGCCCAAGCCTGGATTCTGGGACTCCACTGGTCAGGCCAAATG GGAAGCATGGAAGGCCTTGGGGGATATGCCAAAGGAGAAAGCCATGATGGAGTATGTTCAGGAAATTCAGTTG ATATTAGAAACCATTCCCCTCACAGAAGACGTGGCTGACCTGTTAGAGGCGCTTGGATCATTTTATGAAGTGGTTGAAGATGATGAAATTAATGGAGAGGTTGAATTCCACTCAG CTGTTGCTGAAACCACACTTAGTAGACCTATGACAAACACCAAAGCAGATGATAATGATGGCAAGGCATCCAAGGAGGGagatgatgaggaggaagatgaaagTGAAAGCTTTGAGGGAGATGTTACAGAAGATGATACAGGGATGGAGATGGCTGATTCAG TGGATACTCCAGTGGACCTGACTAGGCATAGAGTAGAAGACTGCTTTTTAAGAGGAGGTACACAGACACCCAGCAGCGTCTCCTCTCTGACCACtgccacacacagctctctcaacagtcaggaggaagaggaggagctggCCTTCATCAGAGATGGCAGCAGCCTCCACAATG ATGAGAGTGAGGCTGCCACTGTACTGAACCCTGAGGCTGCTCCTGCTGAGGAGGAGCCTATGGCACCGCCGCTCAAAGAGGAGGTAAAGACA GGTTCAGAAGTTCCCAGAGTCTGTTTGGCAGAGAGCAAAGCTGCAAGGGCCAACGGGCCGGACTCACAAGGGGAAAACAGTGTGTCAGAATGTGAGAGCCTGGATGGAACACTGCAGGGACACATCCCCCTCCCACCAGGACTTGGAACAGTCCGGCCTGACAGGATCTCGTCAAGGACAGGAAGGG TCTCCAAGTCAGAGTCAACCGACCCGGTGACCCAAAGTGACCTGTTGGGTTGTTGTGGTAACAGTCCGCGCCAAGAGACCACTGGAGATGTAGGGGGCGGGACTTTAAGACAGCAGGATGTCAACACACGGGTCTCCATGGCGCTGTTGCAGCTACAGGAAGACATGCAGAATGTTCTGGACAGACTGAACTCTTTAGAAGCTTTGACATCAACACAG CATGGATTGTTGACTCTCAGACATGATAATTACCCAAGCTTTGCAAAAAAG ATGTTGTCATGGTGGCCTTTTGAATTGAGTCCTATTACAGTCACGCTGGCTGTAGTCTGGCCCTTTGTGACACACTGGCTGGCATGGctgtacagacagagaagacaaaggTGT ATTGTCCTGGGAGAGATTATATCTTTATTGTAG